Proteins co-encoded in one Brassica oleracea var. oleracea cultivar TO1000 chromosome C4, BOL, whole genome shotgun sequence genomic window:
- the LOC106341438 gene encoding LOW QUALITY PROTEIN: GDSL esterase/lipase At2g30310-like (The sequence of the model RefSeq protein was modified relative to this genomic sequence to represent the inferred CDS: inserted 1 base in 1 codon) translates to MCTSKTIVLALFVATLMASCNAATIATPQPPFPAILIFGDSTADTGNNNYHSQAVFKAKHLPYGVDLPGHEANGRFSNGKLISDVIASKLHIKEFVXFLQPNISDQDIVTGVCFASAGAGYDDRTSLSSKAIPVSKQPSMFKDYIARLKGIVGDKKAMEIINNALVVISAGSNDFIWNFYDIPTRRLEYPDIYGYQEFVLKRLDGFVRELYSLGSRNIVVGGLPPMGCLPVQMTTKMRNVMRFCVEQENTDSVLYNQKLVKKLPEIEASLPGSKFLYANVYDPVMDMIQNPSKYGFKVTKKGCCGTGYLETGFMCNVISKTCPNHSDHLFWDSIHPSEAAYKYLGNFVDAQIRGWLKT, encoded by the exons ATGTGTACGTCTAAAACCATAGTTCTTGCTCTCTTCGTTGCAACACTCATGGCGTCTTGCAACGCGGCCACAATAGCCACACCACAGCCACCGTTCCCGGCAATTCTAATCTTCGGGGACTCAACCGCAGACACAGGCAATAACAACTACCATTCACAGGCTGTCTTCAAGGCTAAGCATCTCCCTTACGGCGTTGATCTCCCCGGTCATGAAGCTAACGGAAGGTTCTCTAATGGAAAGCTGATCTCTGATGTTATAGCCTCCAAACTTCACATCAAAGAGTTTG CGTTTCTACAACCTAACATCTCCGACCAAGACATTGTTACTGGAGTCTGTTTCGCATCTGCTGGTGCGGGTTATGATGATCGTACCTCGCTCTCGAGCAAGGCGATCCCGGTCTCAAAACAACCAAGCATGTTCAAGGATTACATTGCTCGTCTCAAAGGTATCGTAGGAGACAAGAAAGCGATGGAAATAATTAATAATGCTTTAGTGGTCATAAGCGCAGGATCTAACGATTTCATCTGGAACTTTTATGATATTCCCACTAGGCGTCTTGAGTATCCTGATATCTATGGTTACCAAGAGTTTGTTCTCAAGAGGCTTGACGGTTTTGTAAGG GAACTTTATAGTTTAGGTAGCCGGAATATAGTTGTCGGAGGGTTGCCGCCAATGGGATGTTTACCGGTCCAAATGACCACGAAAATGAGAAATGTTATGAGATTTTGTGTGGAACAAGAGAACACGGACTCAGTTTTGTACAATCAAAAACTTGTGAAGAAACTGCCTGAGATTGAAGCGTCTCTACCAGGAAGCAAGTTCCTTTACGCCAACGTATATGACCCTGTGATGGATATGATCCAAAACCCTAGCAAATATG GGTTCAAGGTGACGAAAAAAGGATGTTGTGGGACAGGGTACTTAGAAACGGGCTTCATGTGTAATGTCATTTCAAAGACATGTCCGAACCATTCGGATCACTTGTTTTGGGACTCAATTCATCCCTCGGAAGCTGCTTACAAATACCTAGGAAACTTTGTTGATGCTCAGATTCGAGGGTGGCTTAAGACGTAA